From the Chitinophaga lutea genome, the window GATCACGGTGCCGATCAGCAGCCCGCCGAATATCCAGCCGTAGTTACGCAGCCGCTCGCCGCCTTCTTCATACAGGAAAATGGTGCCCACGATGGCGATGAACATGCCCGCTGCGGCCACCAGGTTGCCTTTGCGGGCGGAAGCGGGATTACTGAGCATTTTCAGCCCCACAATGAACGTAACTGAGCCGATCAGGTAGGCGATGGACAAAAGACTTGATCCCATTATTTCTTCTTTTTAAACATTTCCAGCATTCTGTCTGTCACCACAAAACCGCCCACCACGTTCAGCGTACCGAGTATCACCGCCAAAAAGCCCAGTACCAGCGCCAGGTAATTGTCGGTTTCCGCTTTGCCCATCACGATGATGGCGCCGATGATCACCACGCCGTGAATGGCGTTGGCGCCGCTCATCAGCGGGGTATGCAATACCGAAGGCACGCGCGAAATCACTTCTATACCCAGGAAAATGGACAGTATCACGATGTATACCATCTCGATATGCAGTTGTAAAAAATCCAGTACTGCGCTCATATGCAGGGAATTATAATGTTGCTGAAAGATTATACTGTAGCGGTTTGCAGCTGCTTCACGCGGTCGTTCACGATTTCGCCGTGGTGGGTAATGCAGGTGCCTTTCACGAGGTCGTCGGCAAAGTTGAGATCCAGGGCGCCTTCCTTACCGATGATGAGTTTCAGGAAATTCAGCACGTTCCGGGCATACAGCTTGCTCGCATCTGCGGGCGCGGTGCCCGCCAGGTCCGAATTCCCGATCACGGTGACGCCGTTGTGCAGGATGGTTTCCCCGTTTTTGGTCACCTCCGTGTTCCCCCCGGTGGCGGCGGCCAGGTCGATGATCACGGATCCGGTTTTCATGTTTTCCACCATCGCCCTCGAAATGAGGATGGGCGCTGGTTTTCCGGGTATCTGGGCCGTCGTGATCACAATGTCTGCCTTCGCGGTGCTTTCGGCTATTTTCTGCTCCTGCTTCTGTTTGTATTCGGCGGACTGCTCCACGGCGTAACCGCCTGCTTTCGAGGCGTCGGCGGCGCCTTCCACTTCCACGAACTTCGCCCCGAGGCTCATCACCTCTTCCTTTACGGCGGGGCGGGTGTCGAACACCTCCACCACGGCCCCCAGCCTGCGGGCGGTGGCAATGGCCTGCAATCCTGCCACCCCGGCGCCGAGAATAAGCACCTTGGCCGGCGGAATGCTGCCGGCGGCGGTCATCAACATCGGGAAATAGCGGGAATAGGTATAAGCGGCCAGCAGCACGGCTTTGTAACCGGCAATGTTGGCCTGGGAACTGAGCACGTCCATACTTTGCGCACGGGTGGTGCGGGGAATCGTGTCCAGGCTGAAAACGGTGAATTGTTTGTCCGCCCACTCCTGCATGAGCGTGGCGTTGTAGAGGGGTTGATATACACCCATCCAGATCTTGCCGGGGGATGCGTTTTTCCAGTCTTCCGCCGCGGGATGGCGGATGCTCAGCAATATATCTGCCTGCTGAAGCAGTTCGGCCCGCGGCCTGATTTCCGCGCCAGCCTGCCGGTATGCTTCGTCCGGGTAAAATGCCTGCATGCCGGCGCCTTCTTCCACCCACACGTTTACCTGCTGCTGCACAATCTGTTTAACGACTTCCGGAACGAGCGATACCCTGTTTTCTCCTGCTTTTTCTTTAAGAACGGCCAAGATCATCAGTGATGGAATTTTGCTGATGGAATTTACCGAAAAAAAGCGGAAAAACGGGGCGGTGTGCACAAAAAAAGGGCGCAATGCATAACCATCGCGCCCTTCCGGAGAATTATTTTTTTATGCCGATACGGGCTCCATCACCTCGCGGCAGAGCGTACTGATGGTTTTTACCCAGAGGGGATGCGTATTCAGGCAGGGAATCATCGTAAAACTGTCGCCCCCGCTGCTGATGAAGGAATGTTTGCCTTCCACGCCGATTTCCTCCAGCGTTTCGAGACAGTCGGACACAAAAGCGGGACAGGCCACCAGGAGTTTCTTCACCCCTTCCTTCGGCAGGGACTCAAAACGTTCGGCGGTGTAAGGTTTGATCCACTCCTCTTTCCCGAGCCGCGACTGGAACGACACGCCCCATTTGTGTTTGGGGATGCCGAGCTGTTGCGCTACCAGCTCCGAGGTGATGATCACCTGGTGGCGGTAACACTGCGTGTGGGCTTTGGAGTCCACATGGCAGCAATCGTTCACTTTCAGGCAATGCCCGCCGGTGATGTCGCCTTTTCGTATGTGCCTCACCGGTACGCCGTGGTAACTGAAGAGCAGGTAGTCATAGTCCTGCTCCACGTACGGGCGCATGCTTTCGGCAAGGGCGTTGATATATTCCCGCCGTTTATAATACGGTTCCACAATTTTCAGTTCGAAGGGATAGCGTTTGCGCTGGTGGATCTGTTTAGCGTATTCCACGGCGGTTTCGTAGCTGCTCATGGCGTAGTGCGGGTAGAGCGGCAGCAGGATCACTTCCTTCAGCCCCGGGTGTTCTTTGGCCAGTTTGTCGAACGTAGCGGCCGGTGAAGGGTTGCCGTAGCGCATGGTGATTTCCACGGGCATCTCCAGGTCGTGCTGCAGCGCTTTCTGCAATTGTCTGGTCAGTACGATGAGGGGGGAGCCTTCCGGCCACCAGATACTTTTATAGGCTTCCGCGCTTTTTTCGGCCCGGCGCGGCACGATCACACCGCCTACCAGCAGCTTGCGCACCAGCCAGGGATAGTCGATCACCCGTTTATCCATCAGAAATTCAAGCAAATACTTCTTTACATCAGGCACCTCCGTTGAATCCGGCGAGCCCAGGTTCATCAATACGATAGCTGTATCAGATTTTGCGACCATAGACCTTTAAAATTGTTGCAAAAGTAAGCGCTTTTCATCCTATATACGACAGGTTCTGTCATTAAATTGTTAGAATAGACGCCCCGGAGCGGCCATCGGGCGTTGATTGCGGTCATCGTTCATCCGGCGGATTATCGCTAACTTTGTGATCGAATCCGCGCAAACACCTACGCATGCCGCATATGATCAAACATGATGAAAATCATTTTTTGGGAGCCTTTGTGAACAGGGGTAGAAATGACACACTAGTGACAGCACCAGGCGTGGTTTTGAAGTGTATGCCAGTATTTTTGCACCCGGAAGCTTTTAAGAAAAACATGCAGGTCAATCAGCCCAAAGACATATCACACTTTCATATCGTTGGAATCAACTATAAGAAAACTGACGCTGCGATCCGGGGACTATATGCCATTAGCCAGGACCAATATCAGCAACTTTTACAGACCGCCCGCGAGGCCGGCCTGAACGACCTGTTCGTACTCTCCACCTGCAACCGCACCGAGATTTATGGATTTGCCGCAGAGGCCTCAGTACTGAGGGATTTATTGTGCAATGCCGCCAGCGGGGATCCGCAGGTGTTTGCCGAACTGGCGTATGCCAAATCCGGCGAAGAGGCGGTGCGCCATCTCTACCATGTGGGCACCGGGCTTGATTCCCAGATCCTCGGCGACTATGAAATCGTGGGCCAGATCAAGAACGCCGCCAAATTCGCCAAAGCGAACGGCGCGATCGGCACTTTCCTGGAGCGCCTGGTAAACAGCGTGCTGCAGGTTTCCAAACTCATCAAAAATGAAACCGGCCTGAGCTCCGGCACCGTATCGGTGGCATTTGCCGCGGTGCGCATGCTGGAAAAGAAGGTGCAGGACATCAAGGAT encodes:
- a CDS encoding NAD(P) transhydrogenase subunit alpha, which gives rise to MSAVLDFLQLHIEMVYIVILSIFLGIEVISRVPSVLHTPLMSGANAIHGVVIIGAIIVMGKAETDNYLALVLGFLAVILGTLNVVGGFVVTDRMLEMFKKKK
- a CDS encoding Re/Si-specific NAD(P)(+) transhydrogenase subunit alpha, which gives rise to MILAVLKEKAGENRVSLVPEVVKQIVQQQVNVWVEEGAGMQAFYPDEAYRQAGAEIRPRAELLQQADILLSIRHPAAEDWKNASPGKIWMGVYQPLYNATLMQEWADKQFTVFSLDTIPRTTRAQSMDVLSSQANIAGYKAVLLAAYTYSRYFPMLMTAAGSIPPAKVLILGAGVAGLQAIATARRLGAVVEVFDTRPAVKEEVMSLGAKFVEVEGAADASKAGGYAVEQSAEYKQKQEQKIAESTAKADIVITTAQIPGKPAPILISRAMVENMKTGSVIIDLAAATGGNTEVTKNGETILHNGVTVIGNSDLAGTAPADASKLYARNVLNFLKLIIGKEGALDLNFADDLVKGTCITHHGEIVNDRVKQLQTATV
- the hemH gene encoding ferrochelatase — encoded protein: MVAKSDTAIVLMNLGSPDSTEVPDVKKYLLEFLMDKRVIDYPWLVRKLLVGGVIVPRRAEKSAEAYKSIWWPEGSPLIVLTRQLQKALQHDLEMPVEITMRYGNPSPAATFDKLAKEHPGLKEVILLPLYPHYAMSSYETAVEYAKQIHQRKRYPFELKIVEPYYKRREYINALAESMRPYVEQDYDYLLFSYHGVPVRHIRKGDITGGHCLKVNDCCHVDSKAHTQCYRHQVIITSELVAQQLGIPKHKWGVSFQSRLGKEEWIKPYTAERFESLPKEGVKKLLVACPAFVSDCLETLEEIGVEGKHSFISSGGDSFTMIPCLNTHPLWVKTISTLCREVMEPVSA